The Lolium rigidum isolate FL_2022 chromosome 1, APGP_CSIRO_Lrig_0.1, whole genome shotgun sequence region TACTCTTAAGCTCAGTCATCCCGTTTTAAATCATATTCTTGCATTAAAATACACATTACCCTTCCATGTTGTAATTAGATGAATTCGGCCCCttcgcttttttttttctttgaacttAATTTTTCGTATGCATGATTTCTGCTCATTTTACCGGTAGATTTGTTAATTAATGGTACACATATATGTTGTTGCATCTGTTGTGTTTCCTCCTTGCTTACTTCTGATTTTATATAGAAACTTGACATGGTCAATTATTGTTATAAATACAATTTCTGAATGTGATGGGAAGATCCATCAAAGTAACATGTACCATTTTCCTGTTTCTTCATTGTGTGCCTACCTAGGCTCACACTATATGCAATCTTGAATCAAGATTCAGTATCATGTGCCACCTTCACCTACTTAGAAAATAATAGCAGGTGGTAGACAACGTGAAGAGGCGTGACGAAATGAATGACAGTAAGAAGGATGGCGTGCTACTGGACGCGTTCTTCATAATCGTGCATCTCGACCTTGTCTGATGCTTTCCATCCTGTTGTGTTTGATGCAGGTTTTTTCTCCTATTATTGCTCCAGTTTTTAAATTTGTTTGGTAGAACTTCACAAGCAACATTGTAGACATTATCCTTTTCTCGTCTTTGATTGAGTAACTATGAATATAAACATTCTATGTACCCATGTTATTGAAATGCTGGAATATTCATGTGCATTATGTTTGCTTGTGTGGTGAGGTACAAAACTTGGaggtccgtagcaacgcacgggcattcaactagtttagTCTAAAATGCCAGAATAAAAATGAAGCATTATTAATCAGGACATTAGATTTAAGTGGGATCTAAGATGAAATCCAGCTTCATGTTTCCACGGTTTAGCACTACATCGCTGTTCGAATCACAAGAAAATAGTATAACTCAAACCCACATATAACGGGTTTCAACTCCTTAGAACTTGGAAAATTTTCTCCATTCCAAGAAAATTCAGTTTCTAAGATGCAAAGTTTGCAGAGGCACCACTCCGTCATAATCTTTGCGTCTCGTGTTCTCCTCTCATGCTGTGGTGCAGCTAGAATGAGTCCCGCCCCACTGGTTGCCACATCCATAGCAGAACTCGAATTTACACCTGTGCATGAAAGAAGGAACCATTAGAAATTTCAGCAACAAACATTATTATGCAAAAGCAATGCAAGTTATGCAACAAACACAAGAATAATGTTAGCACTAGCTATGTACCTGCAGGTAATGTGTAAGCAGCCTTCGGTTTTCTCGACGAAGAACTGGCACTTGGGGCACCTCTTCCACTTCTTCCCCTTGGCCATCTCCAGCAGCATCATGTCCTCCTTGCCTCTGTCACCCTTGCCGAGCTTCCTGTAAGCGGCACAGTCGGCGCCAGCGTGCCACGGCACGCCGCACCGGGCACAGAACAGCCTCCTGCACACCTGGCACTCCGACTGTGAGACATTACCATCGTCGGCGTCGTCCACCAGCATCATCGCCGAGCAGTCCTTGAACGGACAGTAGGTCCTCTTGGCGCCGAGCATCATGGATTCGCAGAGCGCGGCGCCCCAGCGCTCGAAGACCTCCCGTGGGAGCATGTCCTGACAGAGCGCCGGGTCGAGGACGCCGGCACACCGCTCCTCGGGGCACTTGACGTCGGCGATCCTATCCTGGATCTTGGCGCCGATGTAGCCCCCGAGGCACGCCGTGCAGAAGGCGTGCGCGCAGCCGCTGCTGGCGCGGTGCGCGTCCGACGGAGGCACGGCGTCCATGCAGATCTTGCAAAACACGAGCGCCGAGGCCGCCGTGGGGGTGGCATTGGGCCTAGAGGTCGAAGAGAAAGAGGCACCGGCAGACGAGCACTCACCTATGACAATGAAGGGGACTGCGCTACTGCTGGTGCTGGCAGCGAGACGTGCTGGGAGCAGCGCGCGCGCCGAGGAGGCAGCCGCGATggcggatgacatgatcacctccTGGAGCTGGAGCTCGGCGGCGTACTTCTCGTCGGATATCGGGAAGAGCTCATCGTCTTCAGCGACGTCGGTGTTGTTCCGAGCGTGGGCGAGGGCTGAGAAGTAGAAGTCGTCGACGACGCCGGTGAGGTCTGGGTTGCAAGATTCGGCCGCCATTTCTTTGTGCGAGGTGAGGAGGTCGATAGCCTCTTAATCTGGGATCTGTTGCAGACTTGCAGTGT contains the following coding sequences:
- the LOC124651990 gene encoding E3 ubiquitin-protein ligase RSL1-like; the encoded protein is MAAESCNPDLTGVVDDFYFSALAHARNNTDVAEDDELFPISDEKYAAELQLQEVIMSSAIAAASSARALLPARLAASTSSSAVPFIVIGECSSAGASFSSTSRPNATPTAASALVFCKICMDAVPPSDAHRASSGCAHAFCTACLGGYIGAKIQDRIADVKCPEERCAGVLDPALCQDMLPREVFERWGAALCESMMLGAKRTYCPFKDCSAMMLVDDADDGNVSQSECQVCRRLFCARCGVPWHAGADCAAYRKLGKGDRGKEDMMLLEMAKGKKWKRCPKCQFFVEKTEGCLHITCRCKFEFCYGCGNQWGGTHSSCTTA